A DNA window from Vanessa tameamea isolate UH-Manoa-2023 chromosome 24, ilVanTame1 primary haplotype, whole genome shotgun sequence contains the following coding sequences:
- the LOC135194103 gene encoding uncharacterized protein LOC135194103: MSLPGGYRRGTSGADAGCLSLRTVSSEELNRRALAGDKPENATAELGGCYSPSPCNSPTVSITSNNSSFRSSQIPSSTSSMLLEDVVQTTLSVNKPAPTTNGVKKRRKWSPDINKYILRKYLEITKLETDTKAYLTPLYENFSKMYPDMNDVTRQRLGDQRRAIMQKKLLPQSTIDQIYNQVKKELQNISFTNTQSQNSTLYISSSNNTGRNLKTPTQQARMKWTKEHNEAIIRAYYKITQLESNITAYGQPLHQAFIDTFPHLAHISEQRIADQRRLILNNNYVSKDKREAIKKEVAQELNRDKYDVNMQSENPSYQNCNYSISQTNIHSETIQSNSNIQTPNTQPQITPFVKNQRTQTQHTLQIDYMDQSNEVTDGSLEKELLEKLRETLETFTDIIPETRPKLPRLRENKELYKLLNIFNQKILHKFLSNDTTVSEVHTLIYCTAMVISKQLGYKVRLNTNDYRQHIKPEKQPWQIRQLELSGSKNNSLEQSEIPDKDDFKNYWADLWEKSECHNERASWIKEEERKWDGIEEMEFLDLTKEDIEKVTRKMKNWKAAGPDGIQNFWLKKLSFLHEKLAKKCTELIKGEAQLPDFLAKGITHMLPKSADTSSPSQYRPITCLPTLYKLITSCISNKINSHIESNNILAEEQKGCRQGHRGCKEQLIIDSTILKQAHKHNRNLHVTYIDYKKAFDSVPHSWLIRVLQIYKVNPTIITFLEDAMTKWKTTLSLSNGTFKIITDEIHICNGIFQGDSLSPLWFCLALNPLSHLLNQVNGYNLSNSTAITHLMYMDDIKLYGKSEKDMEDLLTITANFSKDIHMTFGLDKCKTLHIHNGNILTGDYNINNTINITAMDINHTYKYLGIQQNKYINHTQIKKELTSEYLRRVNIICRQKLNSRNLFKALNTYAVPILTYSFAIIKWTNTDISHLQIKTRTSLTKHKYLHPKSAIERMTIKREKGGRGLVDLKILLESQINNMRIFFYNKTESSIHKAVVEIDDKMTPLNLKQTHVTYKLQNISEKEKLDSWRQKQLHGRHIKDLEQQHIDSVASNKWLKLGYLFPETEGFLISIQDQVINTKNYRKHIIKDPSSLDDRCRKCHKNPETIQHIINACPLLTQNDYTHRHNQIVHYVHQKLAIKYKLLPPKVEPYYQYTPKAVLESPSYRMYFDRAILTDKTIYCNRPDITVVDKANKTAYLIDIAVPNTHNIKQTIADKIHKYSELKEEILRIWNLDKVYIVPLVLSSTGVIPNHLHHSIKLLQLPENAYITMQKAAILNTCRIVRRFLQDEPT; this comes from the exons ATGTCGCTGCCCGGGGGCTATCGCCGGGGCACATCTGGAGCTGACGCTGGATGTCTCAGCCTGCGAACCGTCAGCAGCGAGGAGCTGAACAGGCGGGCCCTCGCTGGGGATAAACCCGAAAATGCTACAGCTGAACTAGGAGGGTGCTATTCACCGTCTCCATGCAATAGCCCAACCGTATCAATAACTTCAAATAACTCATCATTCAGATCTTCTCAAATACCATCATCAACTAGTAGCATGCTTTTAGAGGATGTTGTGCAGACGACACTTTCTGTCAATAAACCTGCACCCACCACTAACGGCGTAAAAAAGCGTAGGAAATGGAGTcctgatattaataaatatatcctacGCAAATATCTTGAAATCACAAAATTGGAAACAGACACAAAAGCGTATCTTACACCATTATATGAAAACTTTAGTAAAATGTATCCTGATATGAACGACGTAACCCGACAACGACTTGGTGATCAGCGGCGAGCTATAATGCAGAAAAAGTTATTACCGCAATCTACAATAGACCAAATATACAATCAAGTCAAAAAGGAACTGCAAAATATATCATTCACAAATACTCAATCTCAGAATTCAACATTGTACATCTCTTCATCAAATAACACAGgcagaaatttaaaaacaccCACACAACAGGCACGAATGAAGTGGACGAAAGAACACAATGAGGCAATAATAAGAGCATACTATAAAATTACTCAACTAGAGTCAAACATAACCGCATATGGGCAACCACTTCACCAGGCTTTTATTGACACTTTTCCACATTTAGCACATATATCGGAACAAAGAATTGCTGATCAGAGACGTCTCATTCTCAATAACAACTACGTCAGCAAAGATAAACGCGAAGCAATTAAAAAAGAAGTCGCACAAGAATTAAATAGAGATAAATATGATGTAAATATGCAATCTGAAAATCCAAGTTATCAAAATTGCAATTATTCGATCTCTCAAACTAATATACACTCAGAAACTATACAAAGTAACAGCAACATACAAACACCTAACACACAACCTCAAATAACACCTTTTGTAAAAAATCAACGGACACAGACACAACATACACTCCAAATAGATTATATGGACCAAAGTAATGAGGTGACTGATGGTAGTTTAGAAAAAGAGCTATTGGAGAAACTTCGAGAGACACTAGAAACGTTCACAGATATAATTCCAGAAACCAGACCAAAATTACCAAGGCTAAGAGAAAACAAAGAACTATACAAACTACTCAATATATTTAACCAAAAGATCCTACATAAATTTTTAAGCAATGATACAACGGTCTCTGAAGTTCATACTCTAATCTACTGCACAGCAATGGTCATAAGTAAGCAACTAGGATACAAAGTACGACTTAATACTAATGATTACAGACAACATATAAAACCTGAAAAACAACCATGGCAAATTAG ACAATTAGAACTTAGTGGCAGCAAAAATAATAGCCTCGAGCAATCAGAAATACCGGATAAAGATGATTTCAAAAACTACTGGGCCGATTTGTGGGAAAAAAGTGAGTGTCATAATGAAAGAGCAAGTTGGATAAAGGAAGAAGAAAGAAAATGGGATGGTATTGAAGAAATGGAATTTTTAGATTTAACAAAAGAAGACATTGAAAAAGTAACGcgaaaaatgaaaaattggAAGGCTGCGGGGCCAGATGGCATACAAAACTTTTGGCTTAAAAAACTTTCTTTCCTACACGAGAAACTTGCTAAAAAATGTACAGAACTGATTAAAGGAGAAGCACAATTACCAGACTTTTTAGCAAAAGGTATAACCCATATGCTACCAAAAAGTGCAGATACATCAAGCCCATCACAGTATAGACCAATTACTTGTTTGCCAACCTTATACAAACTAATTACGTCCTGCATATCTAACAAAATTAACTCGCATATAGAATCCAATAACATATTAGCAGAAGAGCAAAAAGGATGTAGGCAGGGTCATAGGGGATGTAAGGAACAGCTAATTATTGATTCTACAATACTAAAACAAGCACATAAACACAATAGAAATTTACATGTAACATACATCGACTACAAAAAAGCTTTTGACAGTGTACCCCATTCTTGGTTAATTAGAGTTCtgcaaatttataaagtaaacccTACAATAATAACATTCCTGGAAGATGCCATGACCAAATGGAAAACAACTTTATCTCTTTCCAACGGAACTTTCAAAATTATCACAGatgaaattcatatttgtaatgGCATTTTTCAGGGCGATTCACTGAGCCCCCTATGGTTCTGCCTTGCACTCAACCCACTTTCGCATTTACTTAACCAAGTTAACGGATACAACCTATCTAACAGTACAGCAATAACACATCTAATGTATATGGATGACATCAAGTTATATGGTAAATCGGAAAAAGATATGGAAGACCTACTAACTATAACAGCTAACTTCAGTAAAGACATTCACATGACGTTTGGATTAGATAAATGCAAAACCTTACACATACACAATGGAAACATATTAACAggagattataatataaataacacaataaatattacagctaTGGACATAAACCACACATATAAATATCTAggcatacaacaaaataaatatataaatcatacacaaattaaaaaagaacttaCATCAGAATATCTAAGaagagtaaatataatatgtagacaAAAACTCAATTCTAGAAATTTGTTTAAGGCTCTTAATACTTACGCAGTTCCTATACTGACGTACTCATTTGCTATAATTAAATGGACCAATACAGATATATCTcacttacaaattaaaacaagaacTTCATTAACTAAACACAAATACCTGCATCCAAAATCTGCTATTGAAAGAATGACCATTAAAAGAGAGAAAGGAGGAAGAGGGTTAGTTgatctaaaaatattgttggaaagccaaataaacaacatgagaatttttttctataacaaaACTGAGAGTTCAATACACAAAGCCGTGGTAGAGATTGACGACAAAATGAcaccattaaatttaaaacaaactcacGTCACTTATAAGTTACAGAACATTAGCGAAAAGGAGAAACTAGATTCATGGCGACAGAAACAACTACATGGCAGGCATATTAAAGACTTAGAACAACAGCATATTGATTCTGTAGCTTCAAACAAATGGCTAAAATTAGGTTACCTATTCCCTGAAACGGAAGGATTCTTGATTTCAATACAAGATCaagtaattaatactaaaaattacagGAAACACATAATTAAAGATCCAAGCTCTCTAGACGACCGATGTAGAAAATGCCACAAAAATCCAGAAACCATTCAGCACATAATAAATGCATGCCCACTTTTAACACAGAACGATTACACACACCGACATAACCAAATCGTACATTATGTGCATCAAAAACTtgccattaaatataaactgttaCCGCCTAAAGTAGAACCATACTACCAGTACACACCCAAAGCCGTTCTGGAGAGTCCCAGTTACAGGATGTACTTTGACCGAGCTATACTAACAGACAAAACGATTTATTGTAATAGACCAGACATCACCGTAGTTGATAAAGCTAACAAAACTGCATATTTAATAGACATAGCCGTGCCCAATAcccataatataaaacaaacaattgcagataaaatacataaatactctgAACTTAAAGAAGAGATACTTAGAATATGGAATTTGGACAAAGTGTATATCGTTCCACTGGTACTCTCCAGTACGGGAGTAATCCCAAATCATCTACACCATAGTATTAAATTACTACAACTCCCAGAAAATGCATATATCACCATGCAAAAAGCTGCCATCCTAAATACATGCCGAATTGTACGTCGTTTTCTTCAGGATGAacctacataa